Part of the Subtercola frigoramans genome, GGTCGTCTACATCACGCACCGCCTCGCAGAGGTGCGCGAACTCGCCGATCGCGTCACAGTGCTGCGCGACGGCAAGGTGCGCGGCACCGCGAACGTCGACGAGATCACCGACGATGCACTGCTGGCCCTGATTGTGGGCCGCACGCTCGAATCGACTTTTCCGGCAAAGATCGACCTGCCGATGGATGCCCAGCTCAACTTCGATGTCGCCGGCATCTCTGGCCCGGGGTTCGCCGACGTCAGCATCGCCGGCCGCCGAGGCGAGATCATCGGCGTGGCCGGTGTCGTCGGCAACGGCCAGAGCGAACTGCTCAGGGCACTCGCAGGGCTCGAGAGCTTTGACGGCACAGTGACGATCGGCGGCACGGCCTACACTCCCCGTGAACTGCTGCATCGTGCCGCCTTCATGCCGGCCGACCGTCATCGCGAGGGGCTGATGATGTCGTTGAATGTTCGCGAGAACGCAGCCATCTCAGCGCTCAAGAAGTTCCGGTCGACCTACCTTCTCAGCCGGGGCAAGGAACTCGACGCGGTGACCGAGTCGCTCACCGAGCTGTCGGTCAAGGCACCGTCGCTGGATGCACCGGTCGGTGCCCTTTCCGGTGGAAACCAGCAGAAGGTCGTGATCGCGCGAGCCCTGCTCTCTGATCCGGTGCTTCTCATCGCCGACGAGCCGACCCAGGGCGTCGATGTCGGTGCGCGGGTGGAGATCTATCGCATTCTGCGCGAGGCGTCGGCCAACGGCATCCCGGTGATCATCGCCTCGTCTGATGCAAAAGAGCTCGAGGGCCTGTGCGACAGGGTCATCGTCATGTCGCGTGGCCACCTCGTCAGAACACTCTCCGGCGATGAGATCACCGAACAGGCCATTGTCATGGCCGCAGTGAGCTCGACCACCCATACCATCCAGCTCGCCATGGACGGCAAGACGAAGGCGCGGTCGACGGGGTTCCGTCGTTTTCTCCAGGGCGACTACGCACCGTCGGCGCTCCTGGTCGCGGTGATCGTCGTTCTGGGCGGCTACGTGCTGACGCAGAACCCGCAGTACCTGGGCAGCTTCAACATCTTCTCCATGCTGATGACGGCCTGCGGGCTGGGGGCCATCGCTCTGGGTCAGACCATCCCGTTGCTTCTTGGGGGCATCGACCTCTCGGTCGGGCCCCTGGCCGGATTTCTGGTCGTCATTGCCTCGTTCTTCGTCAATGACGGCGCATCTGCGGCGACGATCGCGCTCGGTCTTCTCCTGATGATCGCAACGGCGGCAACGGTGGGCCTCGTCAATGCGGTGCTGATTCGCTACCTCAAATTCACGCCCATCGCCGCAACCCTGACCCTCTACATCGCGCTGGGCGGGTTCGCCTTTCTGTTGCGCGACACCCAGGGGGGCTACATCAACACCGATTTCACCAAGAATCTCTCCACGTCAGTGGGGCCGATCCCGGTGGTCTTCATCGTTCTGGTCGCGATCGCCCTGCTCGCGGAGTACTTTCTGCGCAAGCGCCGCTGGGGCTGGAACCTACGGGCCGTGGGCTCGAACGAGGAGTCAGCGCGCAGCGTCGGTGTTCCGGTCAACCGCACGGTGATTCTCGGCTACGTGCTGACCTCGCTCTTCGTGTTCCTCGGTGCGATCATCCTGATGACCCAGATCGGCATCGGCGACCCCGCAGCAGGATCGAGTTACACGCTCACGAGCATCACTGCCGTGGTGCTCGGTGGAACAAGCCTGTTGGGCGGCCGCGGCACGTTCATCGGCTCGCTTCTCGGGGCCATCCTGCTCACCCAGGTGCTCAATGCGACCACTGTTCTGGGGCTCGGCAGCGTGTTCCAGTACGTCTTCCAGGGCCTTCTCATCCTCATTGCAGCGATCGTGTACTCGGTTGCCCGCTCGCGTAGACGCAAGGCAGCGGCATGATGTCCGGCTGATCGGCTGATCGGCTGAATGGCTGCACGCTTCACCTCAGACACTCGTATTCCTGAAGGGAATCTCATCATGACCACAGCAACCTTCGGCACCAATGCCGTCGATTGGGAAGACCGCATCAACTTCGACCGCTTACGCACCCAGCGGCTCGCGAAGCTCAAAGCCGAGCTTCAGACCTCGGACCTCGGTGCGGTGCTCGCGTTCGACTTCTCGAACATCCGCTACATGTCGGCGACACACATCGGCACCTGGGCCATGGACAAGCTGATTCGTTTCTCGCTTCTCACGCGCAACAGCGACCCCATCGTGTGGGATTTTGGGTCTGCCGCCAAACACCACCAGCTCTACAACCCCTGGCTGTCGACGACGACGGCCGAGGCCGACGCAGACCCCCATGCGCCCCACCACGGGGCGGTGAAACCGCGGCTCGAATCGGGCGCGCGTGCTGGCATATCGACCCTGCGCGGTGCTTTCAGCCCCGACGCCGAGATCGCCGAAGGGGTGGCCAAGAAGATCAAGCGTGAACTCGAGAAGTTCGGCCTGCAGAACGAGCCGCTCGGCGTGGACGTCATCGAGCTGCCCATCCTCTTCGCCCTGCAGAAGGAGGGCATCACGGTGGTCGACGGCCAGCAGGTCTTCCTGCGGGCGCGAACGGTCAAGACGGGCGACGAGATCGCCCTGCTGAGCCAGGCCGCGTCGATGGTGGATGCCGCGTACGAGTCGCTCTACGAATTCCTGCGGCCGGGCGTGCGGGAGAACGAGGCCGTCGGGCTGGTCTCGAAGGTGTTGTACGACCTCGGCTCTGAGTACGTGGAGGGCGTCAACGCGATCTCGGGTGAGCGCTGCTCGCCGCATCCGCATGTCTATTCCGATCGGCTGATCCGCCCCGGCGACCCGGCGTTCTTCGACATCCTGCACAGCTACCAGGGGTACCGAACGTGCTACTACCGCACCTTCGCGGTCGGTTCGGCGAGCAGTGCGCAGCATGATGCCTACAAGATCGCCCGAGAGTATATGGACAAGGCGATCGCGCTGGTGCGCCCCGGCGCGACCACAGCAGACATCGTGCGCGTCTGGCCGAAGGCGCAGGAGTTCGGATTTCCCGACGAGGAGGCGGCTTTCGCGCTGCAGTACGGCCACGGCGTCGGCCTCTCGATCTGGGAGAAACCGATCTTCTCGCGGCTGGTCTCGCTCGATCATCCGGAGACCCTCGTCGAGGGAATGGTGTTCGCGCTCGAGACCTACTGGCCGTCAGCCGACGGCATCGGGGCCGCCCGCATCGAGGAGGAGCTCGTCGTCACCGCGACCGGCTGCGAGGTCATCACGAAGTTCCCAGCCGAAGACCTGCTCGTAGCGGGCCAGCGCTACTACAGTGTCGGGGGTGCCCTGCCGCTGCTGCGCAACTCGCAGTCGCACCTGAACACGGCCGCCGGGCGCGGCGAGGTGGTCTAGTCGATGCAGACGGAAGGAGCCGGATCATGAGGGCGGCTGTCTACCACGGCGACCACGACGTTCGTCTGGCAGAGGTGCCAGCACCCGAGCGCAAGCAGGGTGAGGCCCTCATCAAGGTGCTGCGTAGTGGCATGTGCGGCACCGATGCCACGGAGTGGAAGGCCGGGCCGATCATCTTTCCGATCGGCCTCGAGCACCCGGTGAGCCACCACAGCGGGCCGATGATTCCCGGCCACGAGTTCGTCGGCGAGATCGTCGAGACGGGTGCCGACAGCCGTTTCGCCGTCGGCGACCTCGTTGCGAGCGGGGCCGGCATCTCGTGCGGAACGTGCGCCCGGTGTCTGGAGGGCCGCACCAACCTCTGCCTGAACTACTACACGCTGGGCCTGAACGTCGACGGCGGAATGGCCGAGTTCGTCTCCTGCCCCGAGCGAGCGCTCGTCGCCCTCCCGCCCGGGCTCTCGCTCGACCTGGCAGGGCTCGCCCAGCCGCTCGCCGTTGGCCTGCACGCTGCCCGGCGTTCGGGGGCCGTCGACGGCGACACGGTGGTGATCATCGGCGCGGGAGCGATCGGGTCGTTCGTGCTCGCCGGCGTCACCTCGCTCGCCCAGGTCGACGTCACCGTGATCGATTTCGACGGCCCCCGGCTCGACCGGGCGCTGAGGCTCGGTGCGACACGCGTGGTCGCTGCGGGGCCGGATGCCCGGGCATCCGTTCTCGATGCAGTCGGCCCGCGCGGCGCCGATGTCGTGATCGAGGCGAGCGGGGCACCCGGCCAACTCAACCATGCGATCTCCCTCGTGCGCAACGGAGGCACGATCCTGCAGGTGGGGCTGCCGTCGTCTGAGCAGACGGTCGACATCCACGCGCTGGTGATGCGCGAGATCACCGTGCGAACCACGCTCGCCCACGTCTGCGGCGACGACCTCGGGCCGGCGCTTGACGTACTGTCGTCGACGAACCTCGGCCCCGAGTTGCTCGAGGGGGTGCTGCCGCTCGACGACCTCGCTGCCCAGCTCGAGCGCCTCGCGACCGGCAGGCTCGACGGCAAGGTGCTGTTCGACCCGACGCTTCGTGCAGCGGAGCACAACCTGGCAACACCAACCACCACACAGAAGACGAACGAACAGAACGAACGGTGAGCGAAAAATGAAGGCAGCAGTATTCCACGGGGCACACGACATCCGCGTCGAAGATGTCGGCACACCGCGGCCCCTGGCTGGCGAGGTCCTGCTGCGCCCCTACTGGTGCGGTATCTGCGGAACCGACCTGCACGAGTACGCCATGGGGCCGATCGTGATCCCGTCGAGCCCACACCCACTCACGGGCGCCACTGCACCGCAGGTGCTTGGCCACGAATTCTCGGCTGAAGTGGTCGAGCTGGGCGCAGGAGTGACGAACGTCACCGTTGGCCAGCGCGTCTCGGTGATGCCGCTGCTCTACTGTGGCCAGTGCTACTACTGCCGCAGGGGTCTCAATCACCTGTGCCGGTCGATGGCCTGTGTCGGCCTCAGCTACCAGTCGGGAGGCATCGCCGAGCTCGCCGTCGTACCCGCTACGCATGTCAGCGTTCTGCCCGACTCGATGACCGAACTGCAGGGCGCGCTGGTCGAACCGGGTGCCGTCGCCGCCTACGGGGTCGACACCGCGCAGGTGCGTGCTGGCGACACCGTGCTCATCACCGGCGCGGGCCCGATCGGGGCGCTCGCCGCGCTCTATGCCTCTTCGCTCGGCGCGAACATCTTCATCTCAGAACTCAACCCGACGCGGGCCGCGCTGGCTGTGAGCCTCGATGTGGGCGAGGTGCTCGACCCGTCGAAGATCGACGTCGCTGCGTGGCTGAAGGACCACACGGACGGCATCGGCGCCGACGCCGTCATCGAGTGCTCGGGCAACGAGCGGGCGCTGCAGACGGCGATCGCCGCCGTGCGCTCGGCGGGCCGTATCTCGCAGACCGGGCTGCACACCAGGGCCGCGGCCATCGACCCGATGGTGCTCTCGGAGCACGACATCACGCTCTCGGGCACCTGGTGCTACCCCGTCACCGACTGGCCGCGCATCATCGACCTCATCTCGCGGGGCCGTTACCCGGTCGAGAAGGTCGTGAGCGCCCAGATCTCGATGGACGACATCGTGGCCAAGGGCTTCGAGACCCTGCTGTCGCCGACTGGCGACCAGGTGAAGGTTCTCGTCAACGCACGCTGACACGTCACGCGGATGACGCATCGCATCCCTGAAACTTCGAGCTGAACATCGACAGGAACACCATGAAGGCATTGCAGTACGTCGACCAGAACGAACCGCGGGTCTCCGAACTCGCCGTTCCCGAGATCGCCGACGACGAGGTGCTCGTCGCGGCACGCTCAGTGGGCGTCTGTCACTCCGACATCGACCTACTCGAGGGGCGGTACATCATCCCGTTCTCATACCCCATCATTCCGGGGCACGAGTGGTCGGGCGAAGTGGTGCGAGTGGGGTCGAAGGTCACGCAGTTCGCTGCCGGCGACCGTGTGGTGGGTGAGTGCGTCATCGGTGACGACCACTTCGGGTTCTCGATCAGCGGGGCTGCGGCCGAGTTCTTCGTAGCCAAACCGGCGTGGCTGCATCATCTGCCCGACGGCATCTCGTTCACCAATGGCGCCCTCGTCGAGCCGTTCAGCGTGGCCTACGCCGGGCTGATGCGGGTCGGCAACGTCAATGCCAGCGACGTGCTGGTGGTGTTGGGTGCCGGCCCGATCGGACTGGCGGTGACTGCCGCCGCGTCGGCTCTCGGAGCACTCACGATCGTGGTCGAGCCCTCGCCCGAACGCCAGCGCGCCGCGCTTGCCCTCGGAGCGGCCGCGGCTGTCGGCCCCGACGAGATCGAGGCCGCGCTCGCTCTCCGGTCGGGAGGGAGAGGCGCCGACGTGGTCGTCGAGGCGAGCGGTCGACCCGATGTCATGGCCCGCGCGCTCGAACTCGCGGCCTTTCGCGGCAGGGTGGCCTACATCGGCATCGATGTCGGGCGGGAGGCGCCGGCGAAGCTGGGCCTGATCCAGTCGAAAGAATTGCGTATCACCGGCTCGATCGGCTCGCCGGGGGTGTGGCCTGAGACCCTTCGCTTCCTCGCCCAGACCGGCATCGACCTGAGCCCGCTCGTCACCCAGCAGTTCGTCGTGGACGAGGCTCTCGACGCTCTGGATGCTGCACACCACCCGGCCACGACCATCAAGGCGCACATCCAGTTCACGGGCTCGCTGCCCCAGTAGTCTCGCTGCCCGGGTAGGGCGAATGACGAAGCCCCCGCGATCATCCGGTCGCGGGGGCTTCGTCATGCTCTGGAGGGTGTGGGTCAGGGCAGGATGCGCGCAGCCCGGTAGCGCTCGAGCTTGTCGACGAAGCTGTCTGGGGTGACGCGAAAATTCAGGAACCCGGCCGTGCGGCTCTTACCCATGTCGGTGAGGCATTCGATGTTGCGCCCGAGGTCGCCGTCGCTGTGCCACCACGAGGCGAGTTTCGTGAGGTCTGGTTCGACGAGGTCGTACTTCGCTGCGATGACCTTCCAGGAGTCTTCCATGCCCGCCATCTGAACGGTCAGGGGCCGGGGGGCGCTCTCGAAGCCCGCCCACTCGACGCCGAAGATGCGGGCGAGGCGGGGCCAGAGCCAGCGCCAGCGGAACACGTCACCGTTCGCGATGTTGAACGCCTCGTTCTCGCCCTCGGCGTGGGTGCTGGCCCAGATGAGCTGCTCGCCCAGCAGATCGGCGTCGGTGACGTCGGTCACTCCGTTCCACTGCGTCTCGGAACCGGGGAAGGTGAAGACGAGGCCGAGCTCCTTGCAGATGGTGGCGTACACCGAGAGCGTGAGCACCATGTTCATCGCATTGCCGACGGCGTAACCGAACACGGTGTGGGCGCGGTGCACGCTCCAGGTGAAGCCGTTTTTCTCCGCCGAAGCGAACAATTCGTCTTCCTGGGCGTAGTAGAAGTTCGGGGAGTCGAGGCGAGGTTCGTCTTCGTGGAACGGCGTGTCGGCCATCACGCCGGTTGCGTAGTTGTCGAACGGCCCGAGGTAGTGTTTCAGCCCGGTCAGCAGGGCGACATGGCGCACCGAGTTCTCGGGCTCGAGTGCCGCGAGCACGTTGCGCACCATGGCGCTGTTGACCCGGATGTTCTCGGCCTCCGTCGCGTTGCGCATCCAGGCCGTGATGAAGACGATCTCAGGCCGGGTGCCGGCGAGGGCGGTGGTGAGTGCGTCGGGGTCGAGCAGATCGGCCGCGATGGGGGTGACCCCCGGAACGGCGAGGGCGCCGCTTCTGGAGAGGCCGAAGGTCTGCCAGCCGAGGTCGGCGAGCTGGCGGCCGGCCGTCTGGCCGATGATTCCGGTGGCGCCCACGATGAGTGCGCGCCCCGGGGTGGTGTCGGATTGTGCCATGTTGTCATACCCCTGTGTATGTCGAAGTGTTTGGTATTACTTAACACTACGACATACCGGCCCCCAATCTGTGTATATTTATGGAACCGCGGCTTCGGGGCGGTTGCGGGGCGTATAGAAGCACTGCACGGAACAACGACCACAGCACTCGGCACGAGCGAACACCGGAACACAGAGGGGCAGGTCGGGCGTGGACAATCTGGGCTCCCGACTGCGTGACCTGAGACTCTCGACGGGTATGTCACTTCGTGAACTCGCCCGGCAGGCGAATGTGTCGGCGTCGTTCATCTCACAGATCGAGAATGACAAGTCGCAACCCTCGGTGGCGACGTTGTATGTGCTGGCCCAATTGCTGAACGTCTCGGTCGACGAATTCTTCGGCACAGAGAACGGCGCCTCGATCGCGGAGTCCCGGCCGGCCGAGTCGTCGTTCGTCGCATCGGGGGCCGACCCCACCACGGCATGGCGCCCGTCGGAATACGCCAATCGCATCTCGGTCGAGCATCCATCGCATCGGCCGCACCTCGACATGGCCGCCGGCGTGGTGTGGGAGCGTCTGGCGGCGACCCCCGAGAAGGCCGTCAACTTCATGAAGGTCACCTATGCGCCGGGAGCCTCGTCGAGTGACGCGGGCAGCGTGCAGCAGCACGAGGGCTACGAGTACGGGTACGTGCTGGCTGGCGAGGTCGAGATCACCATCGGCGGGGAGATCTTCGTTCTTCGCGAGGGGGAGTCGCTCGGGTTCGATTCACGAATCGCCCACACTCTTCGCAATGTGGGCACGGAATACTTCGAGGGAATCTGGTTCGTGCACGGGCACAGCCACTGAGCCACAGCTGTGGCCGGCTCGCCGTAACAGCTGTCTCTACACGCTCAGTGGAAGGCTCCAGACCTCCGCCAGAGAGACCGTGCGGGTCGGTGTACGGCAGGGCAATACATCATATGAATGAGCTCGGAAGTGCGAGCCTGCGGCTAGCCGTGGAGGAAGTCGGTGCGCGGGCGCGGAGGCTCGGGTTCGAGGAACAGCTTGATGACAGGCCCACATGGCAGCGGGTGGCGGTCGGGCAGTACGACGTCGAGCGATCCGGTGCTCCGGGACCACTCGACGGGTGCCTTCGTGCCAAGCACGGTGACCTCCTGGATGGGCCGGTTCAACAGGCTCAGTCCCGAACCGAACGACCTTATCCGCGCCACGCCGTCACCCGGCTCGGTGAGCAGGGTGGCATACACGTAGTCACCCGTCACATCAGACCGAGTCGTGAAACGCATGTCTTCCGAGGTGTATTCGGGGGAGGCGGCATCCACGAAAGACCCCACCACGAGCTCGGTGGGCCCCTCGGCAGGGATGGTCCACGGCCGGGTTCCGTAGATCGCTTCGCCGTTGCGAGCCAGCCACTGGCCGACCCCCTCCAGCAGCGCCTGTTCCTCGGCAGCGATCGTTCCATCTGGTTTGGGGCCGACGTTGAGCATGAGGTTCCCGTTCTTCGAGACGGTATCGATCAGCTCGGCGATGAGATCGTCGACGTTCTTGTAGTCATGGTCTTCGACCCAGCTCCAGGATGACCGTGAGACCGACGTGTCGTTCTGCCACGCTTCTGGGCGAATACCGCCCATGGAGCCACGCTCGATGTCGTAGACCGCGCTGCCCTCAGCGAAGGCCTTCCATTTGTAGTTGATCACGACGCCGCGACCCCACTCGGCCGCGCGGTTGTAGTAGTAGGCAGCGAGCATGCGCACGTACGGTTCGAATGCCGGCGTCTCTATCCACCAGTCGAAGTAGAGGATCTGGGGCCGGTAGAGGTCGATGACCTCCAGGCAGCGCAGCAGCCAGTCTTCGAGAAAACGTTCGTTGGGTGCGGTCTCCTCCCGCTGGGCGGGGCCGTAGAAGTCGAGGTAGGCCGGTTCGAGTACGTCGGACTCGAACCGGGAGCCTCCATTCATGAAGAACCAGTGTTCGGCCCGATGCGTCGATGCTCCGAACACCATCCACGCTTGCCCGACAGCCGATCCGAGGTCGCCGAAGACGTCTCGTTCGGGGCCCATCTGAGCTGCGCTCCACCGGGAACGGCCGGTGTCGTACATCGCGAAGCCGTCATGGTGCTCAGCGACCGGTACGACGAACTGTGCACCCGCCCGGCGGAAGAGGGCTGCCCACTCATCGGGCCTGAAGTTCTCCATCGTGAAGCTGGGAATGAAGTCCTTGTAGCCGAAGTCGCGCTGGGCCCCGTAGGTCTCGATGTGGTGCTGGAATTCCGCAGAGCCCTCCAGGTACATGTTGCGGGAATACCACTCGTTCGCGAATGCCGGAACGGAGAAGACCCCCCAGTGGAGGAAGATGCCGAACTTCGCATCCCGGTACCACAATGGCGTCTCGTATGACCTGAGCGATTCCCAGGAGTCGTGGAACGGACCTCGAGCGATGACCTCCTCCACGGCGGCGAGAGCCTCGCTGTTGTCGGAGACATCGACCACAGGGGGCAGTGAGGCGGGGTCAGGCGGTGCCACTTCGTTCAAGATGCTTGCCTTTCGGGGCTCGGTTTGGGGCAGGGTAACGCGTGCGGATGGCCGATGCGCTGAGCGCGGCCCAGTCTATACATCAGATCAATTCGCAGTAAAGCATCAGTGAGTGGGTGATGATGCCGCAGTTTCGTTCCGACTGCACCGGCTGCATCGGCCCGAGGTCGACCATCTGCTGGTACGCTTGTCTACCTGACCAGCCACGTTGGCTCGTGTGGTCCCAGCGCACCCCGTGCCTGAGATCCGAGGCTTGAAACCTCCGGCATCCGTAAAAAGAACCCGGAGGTTTTTTTCATGTCTTCATCCGCG contains:
- a CDS encoding ATP-binding cassette domain-containing protein, translating into MNTFQETETPTRPATLAMSGISKYYAGVAALTDVSVEIHPGEVHAILGENGAGKSTLMNIASGQTPPSSGSIAMGGQVFDSLTPTLAGSLGVAIVHQHPAVLGDMTVEENLRVALPSSVFSGQGDSDAVAQSLLTGVGLHVHLKDRVETLTLAQKHLLEIAKAFARKPTLLILDEPTAPLGREAVDLLFGRVREAVAAGTSVVYITHRLAEVRELADRVTVLRDGKVRGTANVDEITDDALLALIVGRTLESTFPAKIDLPMDAQLNFDVAGISGPGFADVSIAGRRGEIIGVAGVVGNGQSELLRALAGLESFDGTVTIGGTAYTPRELLHRAAFMPADRHREGLMMSLNVRENAAISALKKFRSTYLLSRGKELDAVTESLTELSVKAPSLDAPVGALSGGNQQKVVIARALLSDPVLLIADEPTQGVDVGARVEIYRILREASANGIPVIIASSDAKELEGLCDRVIVMSRGHLVRTLSGDEITEQAIVMAAVSSTTHTIQLAMDGKTKARSTGFRRFLQGDYAPSALLVAVIVVLGGYVLTQNPQYLGSFNIFSMLMTACGLGAIALGQTIPLLLGGIDLSVGPLAGFLVVIASFFVNDGASAATIALGLLLMIATAATVGLVNAVLIRYLKFTPIAATLTLYIALGGFAFLLRDTQGGYINTDFTKNLSTSVGPIPVVFIVLVAIALLAEYFLRKRRWGWNLRAVGSNEESARSVGVPVNRTVILGYVLTSLFVFLGAIILMTQIGIGDPAAGSSYTLTSITAVVLGGTSLLGGRGTFIGSLLGAILLTQVLNATTVLGLGSVFQYVFQGLLILIAAIVYSVARSRRRKAAA
- a CDS encoding M24 family metallopeptidase, which translates into the protein MTTATFGTNAVDWEDRINFDRLRTQRLAKLKAELQTSDLGAVLAFDFSNIRYMSATHIGTWAMDKLIRFSLLTRNSDPIVWDFGSAAKHHQLYNPWLSTTTAEADADPHAPHHGAVKPRLESGARAGISTLRGAFSPDAEIAEGVAKKIKRELEKFGLQNEPLGVDVIELPILFALQKEGITVVDGQQVFLRARTVKTGDEIALLSQAASMVDAAYESLYEFLRPGVRENEAVGLVSKVLYDLGSEYVEGVNAISGERCSPHPHVYSDRLIRPGDPAFFDILHSYQGYRTCYYRTFAVGSASSAQHDAYKIAREYMDKAIALVRPGATTADIVRVWPKAQEFGFPDEEAAFALQYGHGVGLSIWEKPIFSRLVSLDHPETLVEGMVFALETYWPSADGIGAARIEEELVVTATGCEVITKFPAEDLLVAGQRYYSVGGALPLLRNSQSHLNTAAGRGEVV
- a CDS encoding zinc-dependent alcohol dehydrogenase translates to MRAAVYHGDHDVRLAEVPAPERKQGEALIKVLRSGMCGTDATEWKAGPIIFPIGLEHPVSHHSGPMIPGHEFVGEIVETGADSRFAVGDLVASGAGISCGTCARCLEGRTNLCLNYYTLGLNVDGGMAEFVSCPERALVALPPGLSLDLAGLAQPLAVGLHAARRSGAVDGDTVVIIGAGAIGSFVLAGVTSLAQVDVTVIDFDGPRLDRALRLGATRVVAAGPDARASVLDAVGPRGADVVIEASGAPGQLNHAISLVRNGGTILQVGLPSSEQTVDIHALVMREITVRTTLAHVCGDDLGPALDVLSSTNLGPELLEGVLPLDDLAAQLERLATGRLDGKVLFDPTLRAAEHNLATPTTTQKTNEQNER
- a CDS encoding 2,3-butanediol dehydrogenase, with product MKAAVFHGAHDIRVEDVGTPRPLAGEVLLRPYWCGICGTDLHEYAMGPIVIPSSPHPLTGATAPQVLGHEFSAEVVELGAGVTNVTVGQRVSVMPLLYCGQCYYCRRGLNHLCRSMACVGLSYQSGGIAELAVVPATHVSVLPDSMTELQGALVEPGAVAAYGVDTAQVRAGDTVLITGAGPIGALAALYASSLGANIFISELNPTRAALAVSLDVGEVLDPSKIDVAAWLKDHTDGIGADAVIECSGNERALQTAIAAVRSAGRISQTGLHTRAAAIDPMVLSEHDITLSGTWCYPVTDWPRIIDLISRGRYPVEKVVSAQISMDDIVAKGFETLLSPTGDQVKVLVNAR
- a CDS encoding zinc-dependent alcohol dehydrogenase, whose amino-acid sequence is MKALQYVDQNEPRVSELAVPEIADDEVLVAARSVGVCHSDIDLLEGRYIIPFSYPIIPGHEWSGEVVRVGSKVTQFAAGDRVVGECVIGDDHFGFSISGAAAEFFVAKPAWLHHLPDGISFTNGALVEPFSVAYAGLMRVGNVNASDVLVVLGAGPIGLAVTAAASALGALTIVVEPSPERQRAALALGAAAAVGPDEIEAALALRSGGRGADVVVEASGRPDVMARALELAAFRGRVAYIGIDVGREAPAKLGLIQSKELRITGSIGSPGVWPETLRFLAQTGIDLSPLVTQQFVVDEALDALDAAHHPATTIKAHIQFTGSLPQ
- a CDS encoding SDR family oxidoreductase yields the protein MAQSDTTPGRALIVGATGIIGQTAGRQLADLGWQTFGLSRSGALAVPGVTPIAADLLDPDALTTALAGTRPEIVFITAWMRNATEAENIRVNSAMVRNVLAALEPENSVRHVALLTGLKHYLGPFDNYATGVMADTPFHEDEPRLDSPNFYYAQEDELFASAEKNGFTWSVHRAHTVFGYAVGNAMNMVLTLSVYATICKELGLVFTFPGSETQWNGVTDVTDADLLGEQLIWASTHAEGENEAFNIANGDVFRWRWLWPRLARIFGVEWAGFESAPRPLTVQMAGMEDSWKVIAAKYDLVEPDLTKLASWWHSDGDLGRNIECLTDMGKSRTAGFLNFRVTPDSFVDKLERYRAARILP
- a CDS encoding helix-turn-helix domain-containing protein is translated as MDNLGSRLRDLRLSTGMSLRELARQANVSASFISQIENDKSQPSVATLYVLAQLLNVSVDEFFGTENGASIAESRPAESSFVASGADPTTAWRPSEYANRISVEHPSHRPHLDMAAGVVWERLAATPEKAVNFMKVTYAPGASSSDAGSVQQHEGYEYGYVLAGEVEITIGGEIFVLREGESLGFDSRIAHTLRNVGTEYFEGIWFVHGHSH
- a CDS encoding alpha-L-fucosidase, with product MAPPDPASLPPVVDVSDNSEALAAVEEVIARGPFHDSWESLRSYETPLWYRDAKFGIFLHWGVFSVPAFANEWYSRNMYLEGSAEFQHHIETYGAQRDFGYKDFIPSFTMENFRPDEWAALFRRAGAQFVVPVAEHHDGFAMYDTGRSRWSAAQMGPERDVFGDLGSAVGQAWMVFGASTHRAEHWFFMNGGSRFESDVLEPAYLDFYGPAQREETAPNERFLEDWLLRCLEVIDLYRPQILYFDWWIETPAFEPYVRMLAAYYYNRAAEWGRGVVINYKWKAFAEGSAVYDIERGSMGGIRPEAWQNDTSVSRSSWSWVEDHDYKNVDDLIAELIDTVSKNGNLMLNVGPKPDGTIAAEEQALLEGVGQWLARNGEAIYGTRPWTIPAEGPTELVVGSFVDAASPEYTSEDMRFTTRSDVTGDYVYATLLTEPGDGVARIRSFGSGLSLLNRPIQEVTVLGTKAPVEWSRSTGSLDVVLPDRHPLPCGPVIKLFLEPEPPRPRTDFLHG